The sequence gataagtggagccgCCTCCCAGCAAAAGCGATAAAGGCTAAAGCAACGAGGTTATTTAAACCTGCATGGGATATGCATACAGCTTCCGAAGCCACGATGAGACCAAACCCTGACTAGaagggctgaatggttcttatctaagGCTGCTAACAGGCTCAAATTGTCCGTATTTTTTTAGAGGGttttttgatccatacattatattgttcctttttatttaaaaattcccACCTACCTGAATGCAAAACAGCATTCCTACAGCGATGGTGGTTCCCAGAGCCAACCCCAGAGCAAACAATGACACGGCAAATGCAGCGATGCCGAAGGGTACGATGGGCGCCGGGTCTCTCCGTGACATGCTCATGTCAATCTTTACTGAATTCCACCCAAATGAGATCTGCAGGgaaaaaggaacaaaacaaaccaaaccaAATGTTTTAAGTAGATGTTTACCTTTGGACACGCATATCCTACTGATGTAAGCTTTTACTTTCATACAGGAATAAAAAATGGTTGAAATTTGCTACCAGATTTGAATCTGATGGAGGATTATAGGCGTTGTAGTACACAGAAGCTAGATCGTCTAACATTGCCTTTCCCGCTTTCCATAATAATAAGATGATTGGAAACCATGGCACATTAATCTATGAACTACGACTCCATACTCTGTCCTTCTGTAATGTTATATGTGAGCCGCACCATAACACCCTATATCCGAAAAAGGTGATAAGGACATTAAAGCACAGGCAGCAAACAAGGGCCATCGCgttgatgtcagaggtgagAAATACAACCATATTTCACTAAAAGATACAATCAAGTGAAAACGACAAAGTCATGTGGATTTGCCACTATTGCTTACTCTGTGATACAGCTGGGTGTAGATCGTCATGACAAAGATGTAAGAAGCATGGATACAACCAAGAGGGGCCAGGAGCAAAAACAAGGTGAAGGAAGAATGATTCCGGTGTCCACAGCAGTTATTAATCCATGGGCAATGGTGATCCATCTTCAACACACATCTGGtacaaaaacacagcattagTTAATCAATCGCAACAAAGAAACACCACAGTTTGCTCgatcaaataataaataaataaaaaagacaccCCCGTAATCCTTACAGTGTTGCAAGACGAACAGTAGTTACCATGCAGTACTTACCCCTCTGGCACCCAAAGAGTTAACTAAACACACAAATGAATACCTGTTGCACTTTCGGCAGTGGTGAGAACGCGGAGCTTTGTACGATTCGCACACTTTGCAGTACTGGAGGTACATAGAGTCCTGAGATTTCTGCTGAACACAAACGAAACACGTTTCATAAACATCTCGATAAGCGCTAACGTGATTCATTGCTAAAACCCATCACTTTGCAGATCTAAAtgctaaataaacctatgtacAGATTAGTGAGATTACAATGGATGAGTATGCAAGGGATCAGCTATCTTTACCCCCCCCCGTTCTCAGaatctgcaggattattccttcccattaagTTATTTTCCTTCTAATTAAGTCGCAGATGGACTCAGATAGCCTCTGTAAGGGTGGCAGGGGAGCCACAAGCTCAGCCTCCCCAAGGTGAAATAGCCACtattaaactaaatattttcaaaatacatCGAAGCACAAGTTAGTTTTGAGAGGCGGACTCCGTTATAGTATCTGTTAAAAAACAGCATCACCCTTCCAGTGCCATAGTACTTAAAGGCATTGAGGTCTGCTTACCACTCTAGTGCTGAAACGGttaatttttaaaaaccttGTTACATCTGTATCATCAGTCAGAAGCCGATCACTCTGTACAGATACATGTTCTCatttcattaaggggttaatacccccACCAGGCTAGATGACTTACCGGTTTCCACCCAAGAGGAACAAATCCGGGTCCGATAAACATCGCATTGAAGTAATTGTAAAGAATCATAACTGTCCAATTAATGAGCGCCAGAAAGTTCAGGCTGCCCCCGGGCATGTCCAGCGGCCAGTACCATAGGATGGAGTCCAAGACGGCCACAATGGAGCAGATTATAATAACCCCCAGGGCAATGATGGGGCCCCAGTGGCAGAGTCTCTTCAACTCCCGAATGTTTTCAAAATGAACAAAAGACCCGAAGACCCCCATGTTTCCTGAGACAGTGCGGTTTGGTTGGAGCGGCTGGGGCTGCTTTCTGGGAGAGTCACTGCGCGGACTACCTTCCATACTTTCCAGAACGTGGGCTCCTCTCACAACTCATAATTTACAGGCGCCGCCTCTGCTCGTCCAAACTGTATCCCGTCTGACTCAACctgcaaaataaattacatagaAAACCCATTATGTGACGTATTTGTACTTTCGTGTAATCACAAGGTAGATGAAAAGAGCTAAAGAGCATCTGACTTAAAACGCGGTAAATACGTCCGccaagaaaacatttaattacatagaagctgccggcagatcggccccattcggctcccgtctagtctgtctgtttctcctgctgtaaagactcaaaccttaatcagtcgttggtctcgtcttagattcaggagccgtatgtctatcccatgcatgcttaatcccctcactgtattaccctctaccacttccgctggaaagctgttccactcatctaccagcCAAGCACTTTTACAAGTGGCTGTGTGCAAAATGAATCTCACTTCACCAAgtatgcagcaagaaacaggtTGATTCTGGTGCATTACAGCAAAAAAGGGCCTCCTCTGCTTTAAAGAACTGGATTTATTGGAGATATTAAAGTAACGAGGTTATCTGTAAAGAGCTGAAGCCGAGTACTCGGGGGGCTTCCATAGGATGATGGACAGTTTGCCATCATAACACTTTACCGAAACCCTCATATCTGTGCCTTGTATACCACGTCCATCCTGGAACTGCATTGAAGTTGGTTAGTTGCGTTGctattttagaaatgtaaacCTATACGGCACGTAAAGCACTCAGATGAAAGCCACAATTAGTTAATGTTATAGCAAAAACATGCAATTTAACAtcacaacaaacaaacaattacTGCCGACTTACATGACACAAAGGGGTCCAAAGAATAACAGGAGAGGTGGGAGACCCAATTACACAGGCACAGCCCAAACTTTTGCGGAGTGTTCAGCTCTCCTACAAACTCATTGTTTAGTGAATCGACCTCCAAAGACCTTGCAGTAAAGTCAGTAAAGTACAGAATGGGATAACTGAATATGAACCCGGCGTGTGGCTCGGTAGCCTCTTTATCATCTTCCAATCACAGTTTACAGTCAATACATCACAGCTAAACAGACACCTTGAGTCATCCAATGAAAACACACATAAAAGCCAGGAATTAACCCCACCCGTGCCTGCAGCATACTGCCAAATGACACGAAGGGATAGCCGCGTGCGTCGCGTTTTACTAGGCATAACAACATGGGAGGAATTAAAGGCGTTTGAGTAAAAGCAGGATTAGGTTTGGAGGGGCTGACCTAGCGGGGTAAATAAACGAAGCCATGCGCTTCTACACAAAGGGCTGGACGACTCAAAAGCCAAGGCCTTATAATGACACCAGGAACGGCTTCCGAGGACTAACATTCTTTGTGATCCATTTAAAAAGTGAACTGCTGTGGTGCAGGAAAACAGAtcgttttatataataaattgtgATGAGTGAATATAAAAGACTTGTATAAAAACACAATGTCCCTTGGCCTGCATGGATACCCAGTCCTACCGGTCAATGCTCCACTTACAGGGGTTAGACGGCTGTTGTACCCTGTGGTACCCCTGTCGCACCCCACAGCCCAGAACCCAGTCACACCTCACCATACCCCAGGAGCCACACTGTAGTTGCACCCTGCCACACCTCATTAGCCGCCTCCAACTGTACCCCAGGGGGTCACACAAGCCATGAACTAGAGGTCAGACCCCTTCCGCAACCCGTGGTTCTCCAGTGGTTACACTCCAGTTGTGTCCCTCAAAATCTCAGAACTCTGACCCCAGTTGACCCTGCCATACTGCAGGCGTCACATCCTTCCGCTTACCCCAGGAGTCAGACTGCAGTCACTCCCAGGCAGGGGTCAGGATCCAGTGGCCTCCTGCGGTTCCCTAGTGGTCACACACCAGTTGGACCCTCCATATCACGGGAAGTTGATCCGGACAGACTGCAGGGGTCACATCCTGCCCCTCACCCCAGGAAAGTCAAACCCCGTCACTCGCAGCCATGTCCCCCTCCCCCCGCTGTCACACACATACTAGTCACGTCCCACTAACCCTCAGGCTAACCCCACCGTAACCCGGCGCCGCAGACACAAAGGTCCGAGTCAAGAGACCCGCAGAAAATTCCTGTAACTTGACGCCGGGCCCCAGCCGTCATCTGCAGGGACTTCCCTGTCACCCGCACCAGGATCCCAGGTCACATCTTACCTTCCCCTTCCATTCAACCTCACAGAACGCCACATTTCCGGGTTGTGTCTCCTGTAAACAGTCCGCACAGAAACAACGACTCAGCGCTTCCGGCCCTTTCGCATGACGTCACAGCCCCACAGTGCCCTGAAATAACCCTTTACTCCTCATCAAGGAGATTTTACCCCCTGAGAGCCTCTGTGATCCCCCAAATATCCACAATCAGAAATACTTGAATTGATGCCCCCGTATGTTGTTATTCGGGCAGAGGGGGTGACTGGGTCAAATGGTAGTGCCCTGGGATGGCGTCCGAGCCTCCTATAGGTGCGCTGTTGCTATGTGAGTTCTGGTTGCTAAGGGCGCCCGGGAGTGCTTTGAGGAGCGGACAGGCGGAAGTGGTTGGATAGGAGACTTCCGGTTGTCACTTTGCTGTGTCGGTGAATCATGTCTTCCGAGTTCGAGGGTTACGAGCAGGATTTCGGGGTGATCACGGCGGAGATCACTGGCAGGATCGGCAAGATCCCGAAACTAGTTGGAGGTACATGAGTGGGGAGGGGGAGACTGGCGGGTACACGACCGGGGCAAAGAGGTGACATGAGGGGCAGGATAcagagggagggggggttactGAGAGATATAGGGACTACTTTGAGGATGGGAGGGGATACTGGGAGGTGAGGGGTTAGGAGAGGAGGGGGATACTGGGAGGTGAGGGGTTAGGAGAGGAGGGAGATACTGGGAGGTGAGGGGTTAGGAGAGGAGGGGGTACTGGGAGGTGAGGGGTTAGGAGAGGAGGGGGGTACTGGGAGGTGAGGGGTAAGGAGAGGAGGGGGGTACTGGGAGGTGAGGGGTTAGGAGAGGAGGAGGGGGATATTGGGAGGTGAGGGGTTAGGAGAGGAGGAGGGGGATATTGGGAGGTGAGGGGTTAGGAGAGGAGAGGGATACTGGGAGGTGAGGGGTTAGGAGAGGAGAGGGATACTGGGAGGTGAGGGGTTAGGAGAGGAGGGGGATACTGGGAGGTGAGGGGTTAGGAGAGGAGGGGGAAACTAGGAGGTGAGGGGTTGGGAGAGGTTAGGGTTGATGCttgttttatgcatttaaatcgggggggggggcaccttAGTGTTGAAACCCGGTGTCAGAGCAGCAGGGGTATCAGAGACCCCTCATAAAGTCTGTCTCACCCCTGAACCAATTGGGTCCATAATTCTTTATTAGCTTTATATCATATGTCAGCCTCAAAGGGATCCTGCATTTTACCCTTAAGAATGTCCATTCAGCGATATGTAATAACGTCTGTCTCCATATCCAGCATCAGCTGCAAATTCAAAGGGTATTAAAGTCTCGAGCCGTCGGCTCTGACATGCTGATCCTTGAGGCTGCGCGTGACTCTGCCGGGTCACCGCTCCACCTGAAACAGGCAGAATGTCATAAACAGATTTTATTCCAGACATTGGAACAAGTTTGGACCTCACAGGACCCCGTAAATCAGTGACTTATCAGGCGGGTCTATATCCAAAACCTTCACTGTCATGTTGTAGACGGTGACAGAATGCGATAAATAAAGCCTGAAAATGTCTACTCCGTATTTCCTCCCCAGTGCAActcacaaatacatttttatctacATAATGCTCTCCCTTCTAGAACTTGCCGTGGAGCTTTACATTCTCCATACAGATACTGGATTCTGAAACCCTGACTTAGGGGTATTTAAGCGAGTCTTGCCCATCTGTGCTCTCTAGATCTGAAATAGACAACATACTCGCCCTCCTGGTTTTATCAGCTGCAGCCCCTTCACTCCAGGAAGACAGGCTGGTGGAATACGCAGCCCCCCAAAACAATTTCAAGATGCTCAAAACACAGCGGCTCTTAATGTTTATTAACAAGATAGCGACGTCCAGGTTTTTATAATGCGTGTGATTTTTCTTACTCTCCTCCCCAGATGaaaagaaacagatgattgtgAATGTGGAGAAGCAGCTGGATGAAGCCAAGGAGCTCGTAAGTATTTTATTACGTCTTTTTGTCGTTCTGTAGTCTGCTATCCGAAGGCTTTCGCGATGAAGCGCTTGAGTTCCTACAGAGTTTAAAGGGGACAGTCCTATGGAGCCACcgcaaaaaataatgaatattaaaatattttaatatgcattcgttAAACCTTTAGGGGAAGCTGCAGCACAAAACCCCCTCTGtgatcaatgggagcactttttgCACATTGGGATTGGGAACTCACTTCGAAGTAGCTGGAGGGCAATGAAATAAAGAATTGGTGCATTTGTAAGGGGGCCggcatgaaaatttaaagggaccaccgGACTGTCGTGTATTAAAGTTATATGATGGCCGGAGCATCCCTTTAACCGAAAAAACAAAGTTAGTGTGTAATCGGCCCAAGAGGATTTAACCAACTCGTCAGTAAATGTTGAATGTTTGGAGCGCTGGGTTTAAGCGTCACAGCCTGACCGCTAAGTTCCACTGGTTGAAGAATAAATCCGCTGTGATTGTGATGTGTAGGACACGTTTGCTTTCTGAATTATGGAACATTTTCTTCCGCTGTTTGGTTTTCTGTGAGTTGTAATAAAGGACCACGTTCTGTGTCAATAAGCCAAGGGAAGACATTTCCGGTTGCTATGGAGCGACTGTATATCTTTCCATTATCCTCAGCCAGCCATTGACCGTGCAGATGCTGGATGAGGATCACCAGACGAGTTCAGCTGTAGTTAGAAGCCCTCGCATGTCTCTCGTTTCCTAGACTGCCGAATAAAACAAATCCAACTATATGTTATTTCAAAATTATTTCAGCAAACGTAAAGAAATTGTTAATAATCTATTGAAGCTGCAGCTCGTGGAGCTCGTTTAGCTCTAAAAGGAAGGAGTTTGCCAGTCTCTTAGCTCCTAGGCGGAtgatttaaaatactttttcatgCATATTGGAGTCCGTTTTTGCATGGATTGCAGAGAATTTTGCTTCCTTCAAATTggcttaaaattattttgttaggAATTTAGACCTTTTTATACTTTAGTTCCTCCCCTTGGCTGACTCTAAGTAAAGTAGGAAGTGTTCTTAAGTACACTCCCTGGTAATGCAACGTGGCACTTCCACTGTGGTCACGGAACTGAAGCTCCAATCGAAACCAGTGGGAACAGCGGCAGCCAATAAGATAAATGCTGATAAAACATCAATGCTCAGAAAGCATACAAGCCGGCCTTTAATATCAATCAAATGCTAGCTTTACAAATTGTGAAATAATAGACCGTTTAGAATATTAACTCAAAAAGTCTTGGTTTAAACACCAGATCTGTAGGTAATATGATTAGTACTGTTAAAATGTCTGTTATCctgcatttctttttctttactttgGAATCCCTTTTACAGTCTCACGACACACagtaccgttcaaaagtttggggtcacttagaaatgtccctgtttttgatggaaaagcacattttatccattaaaataacatgaaactcTACAGCACAGAgggggttaatgttataaattactattgtagctggaaacggctgatctTTAAtgaaatctcttcataggcgtacagaggccctttatcactcccatcactcctgtgttccaatggccctttatcactcccatcactcctgtgttccagtggccctttatcactcccatcactcctgtgttccaatggccctttatcactcccatcactcctgtgttccaatggccttttatcactcccatcactcctgtgttccaatggccctttatcactcccatcactcctgtgttccaatggcacgttgtgttccctGATccgagtttaagtttaaaaggataattgatggttagagaaccctttttgtaattatgttacagccggaaatgtccttgttttccatgaaaacagcggcgtgaccccaaacttttgaacagcagTGTAAGTAGAACCTGCGTCCCCCCCGCGTCACCGGCGAGCTCTCATTCACAGCCGCTCCGCTCATTGTTAACCCATCTGCTTTCATTGAACAAAGCTTGACATTTAAAGGTAATCCGTCCCATCTGCTATTAAAGGGAAAGGAGCGGTTCCTGCGCGTCCTTTACCGTCAGCGTTACCTGCTTCGGGTTACCGATGTGTAACAAAACGAAATGACTCATCACGTTTTATAAACTTGTTACACCTCGCAAAAGgtactttttaagaaaaaaaattgtaacaaaATTACACTGGTTTTCAGGTAATAATATATTgtgaaacacagaaataatatcagtagcaaaataataataatttacttaatttttgAGCTGCCCTGGACAGATTTTCTGGGGAGatattttttcctgaaaaaccaaaagattttgttgcattacatgAATAATTTTTCAGATGATTGAGTGAGGTGTACTCTGATTGGCTCAGCACATCAGCCAATAGTCTACTGCAGAAATGgtctcttaacttcctgttctgagCATCATCTTACTTCCTCCCCGTTAAGTTATCTCTCTGCTGATGCCGTGTTGCTGGTTGTTGTTGATTGGATGGGTGGCAgggagagaaaggagggagcTTTAGGATGGGAAAATGAAtgagataatgctggctctgccacaggctgccactgatCTGCACTTCCAGCAGCTACACATAAAATATCCTTCAATTCGTAAGACTCATGGGCagtatacagtggatataaaaagtctacacaccctgttaaaatgccaggttcatGGTACATTCAGTAACATGTTTCCAACTGAAAACCGGAAACTGTAACCCTTTATTCCTCGCACGATATTAACACCCCGCATGTGACTGTGTTTCGGCGAATACCTCCCCGCTATATCTTGCGCCGGTTCTCCCTTAACGTTGATCACTGACCGTTTTCGTTCTTTTTCCAGCTGGAGCAGATGGATCTAGAGATCCGGGAGATCCCAGCCCAGAGCCGGGGAATGTACAGCAGCCGCATGCGGAGCTACAAGCAGGAGATGGGCAAACTGGAAGCTGACTTTGTGAGTTACCcccaacccccccacacacactgcccaaaCCATTgcttcatctctctctctcatgaaTGGTACAACAGACCCGACGACAACCGTACAGAATATTATACTAATAATAGGGTATAGTTGTCGGGCGTTAAACTGATCCGGGCTTGGCCCTTATTTAACTTTGGGGTGACTGTAGGAAAGTGATGAGAGACATGCTGTCTTGGAACCGTTTCCTTCTAAATCCAAAATGTGAGCGTCTCTGACCGGGGAGTCTGTCCTCGTCTCATACTACTTTTCTATGTGTTCCTACTTGAGCGACACTCGAAATGCCAGTAATACTTCTCAGTCGCCATTTAATGTTCTTTAACCCTCTATTGCCCAGAGCAGCAGTGCTTGCAGTCTAAAAGTATTAAAAGTTCTGTTGCTAAAGCgtatattaaaaacacagaaaaaaaccctttacaTTAGTAGGTTCCGGAAACCTGCCTTGTGTTCTAGCTTTTCGAGCTGTTCTGGATCTGTATATCCACCTATTGTGCAGCGCTGTGGCATATGACAGTGCTatatcaaacaataaataataacaattcaCGCATTACGTGGAAACCATATACTGATgctctgtattaaccccttaaggacaataggcggtccctaacctaaacccattgaaaacaatgcattttgacgggctttatcattaaggggttaaaggcacaGCTGCCCTTTCGGGTTTGTTATCTAAGTTTCCCTGTTTAAAGGGGACTGTAAAATCCAGATGAGGACCCTGTGAGCTGCTTCCCTAAACCCGATCTCTCTGTCTTCCTGTTTTGTGAGCGTTTTTCATACTTTGTGTGATTTGTTCTTGGCAACTAATCTTACGAGCAGTCCTCTAgatcaggggttctcaaactgcggccctccagctgctgcaggactacatctcccataatgctccttcagctaaggagctggctgaggagtatgggagatgtagtcctgcagcagctggagggccgcagtttgagaacccctgctctagattgtaaactcatgaGCCAGGCCCTCGTTTTATAATGTGTAAGTTGGTCTTCGTCTGTCTTGGCTTTTGAAGAATCTATGTATTGTAATAAGCGCTGCGGGAATAGTTGgcctatatataaaaatactattgtgaaataataattacactactactaattattattcttattaccTGTACGTGCAGTTTGTGTCAGgaaatatgcatttaatattttatgttaattagacttgggtgccggcaAAGTCTTAGTGTTCGtcttcaagaaaaaaacaaatatttgcttGTTCCGGTGTTCGTTTCGGTTGAATATTCGTATACGTTCTTCGTATTtgtttttctccattttctgCCAGTTTTCTAGCCTATATTAAGTCTTCcgtagtatagcaggggttaatagagAAATCTGTAGGATTGCaacaggatttaaaggtctgtaagagtgaccctattggtcgccgcCAGGGGCCTCGCCgggcatcaaccaatgatggTCAAGTTTCAGCGGAGAATCTGCCGAttcctgtgttaacccctgcTATGCTACGGTAGACTTAAGATGGGCCTGAGGCAGCGACTTGtattggggggggcagtgagactagctaggagatatttacgAAGATTCTGCGTCTTCGTGTATGTTTAACCGCCGCCAAATTACTTTGTTCGTTACTTGGTTTAAATAACGAAAACACAACGTTTTTGATCATTTTTCATGTTCTCTGTGAGGCTTCCTGACGGCGCCCCCTTGTGGTAATTCTGGATATAGAAGCCGGCTGCCCCGTTTACTTGTGGATGGCTTTGCAGGGTTTCCGCTCGTTTATATTTCATTTGCGCCACTTGTTCTTGTTTTATAAGCCGTAATTATCCTCTTTATGGAATCCTCCGCGCCCAGAAGGTTCGTATCGTTCAGCTGAATGAAGCTTTTATTGTGTGAACAGCTTTTAAATGCAAACTTCATGTTGTGATTCTTTACTCCGGAAGTCATATTTCATGTAAATTAACTTcatgaaaatatgaaatattgaaatatattattattattatgtggctaatttttgttttacatgtttccatgtaattatgtttttctgtttatttttgttccccTTGCCGGTCCTCTAAATATCTCCATCTTAATTTCGCATGTTTCATAAATGAAGTCGGGATCCCATATGTAATGAAGTCCCCAAACCCTAAAGCAGCCGGATAATGATTAGCATTTGTAGTTGGGGTAAGGATTGAGGAGCCGGGGGGGGGTAAAGGTTGAGGAGCCGGGGGGTAAGGGTTGAGGAACCAACGTGAGGGTTGAGGAGCCGGGGGGGGTAAGGGTTGAGGAGCCGGGGGGTAAAGGTTGAGGAGCCGGGGTGAGGGTTGAGGAGCCGGGGGGTAAAGGTTGAGGAGCTGGGGTGAGGGTTGAGGAGCCGGGGGGGTGAGGGTTGAGGAGCCGGGGGGTAAAGGTTGAGGAGCTGGGAGGGTAAGGGTTGAGGAGCCGGGGGGTAAAGGTTGAGGAGCTGGGGTGAGGGTTGAGGAGCCGGGGGGGGTGAGGGTTGAGGAGCTGGGGTGAGGGTTGAGGAGCCGGGAGGTAAAGGTTGAGGAGCCGGGGGGGGGTGAGGGTTGAGGAGCCGGGGGGTAAAGGTTGAAGAGCCGGGGGGTAAAGGTTGAGGAGCCGGGGGGGGTGAGGGTTGAGGAGCCGGGGTGAGGGTTGAGGAGCCGGGGGGGTGAGGGTTGAGGAGCCGGGGGGGGTGAGGGTTGAGGAGCCGGGGGGGGTAAAGGTTGAGGAGCCGGGGGGTGAGGGTTGAGGAGCCGGGAGGGGTTGAGGAGTTAGAGTTAAGGTTGTAGTTATGACTTTATCAGAACGCACGTGAATGTTCTCTGTGAGGATGCATTGGAGGTCCCTTGGATGGATGAAGATTTGCGATCTGTCGCTTTTCCAAACCCTACATTTTACGAGGCTCCACACCAAACTAAACCCCTATAACAATGTTTACTAatt comes from Spea bombifrons isolate aSpeBom1 chromosome 11, aSpeBom1.2.pri, whole genome shotgun sequence and encodes:
- the ZDHHC6 gene encoding palmitoyltransferase ZDHHC6 isoform X1, which gives rise to MEGSPRSDSPRKQPQPLQPNRTVSGNMGVFGSFVHFENIRELKRLCHWGPIIALGVIIICSIVAVLDSILWYWPLDMPGGSLNFLALINWTVMILYNYFNAMFIGPGFVPLGWKPQKSQDSMYLQYCKVCESYKAPRSHHCRKCNRCVLKMDHHCPWINNCCGHRNHSSFTLFLLLAPLGCIHASYIFVMTIYTQLYHRISFGWNSVKIDMSMSRRDPAPIVPFGIAAFAVSLFALGLALGTTIAVGMLFCIQMKVILRNKTSIESWIEEKAKDRIQYYQTGETFIFPYDLGSKWKNFRQVFTSADAPQGDGIEWPIREGCHRYALTVEQLKQKADKRVRSVRYRAVEDYSGACCPLTKGLRTFFSTPCTEEPRMKLQKGDLVLATRGMKYWMYGDKIFEGDPPEDGLRTRGWFPRRCMVKYVSDTGSDQSDDEKKSR
- the ZDHHC6 gene encoding palmitoyltransferase ZDHHC6 isoform X2, translated to MEGSPRSDSPRKQPQPLQPNRTVSGNMGVFGSFVHFENIRELKRLCHWGPIIALGVIIICSIVAVLDSILWYWPLDMPGGSLNFLALINWTVMILYNYFNAMFIGPGFVPLGWKPKSQDSMYLQYCKVCESYKAPRSHHCRKCNRCVLKMDHHCPWINNCCGHRNHSSFTLFLLLAPLGCIHASYIFVMTIYTQLYHRISFGWNSVKIDMSMSRRDPAPIVPFGIAAFAVSLFALGLALGTTIAVGMLFCIQMKVILRNKTSIESWIEEKAKDRIQYYQTGETFIFPYDLGSKWKNFRQVFTSADAPQGDGIEWPIREGCHRYALTVEQLKQKADKRVRSVRYRAVEDYSGACCPLTKGLRTFFSTPCTEEPRMKLQKGDLVLATRGMKYWMYGDKIFEGDPPEDGLRTRGWFPRRCMVKYVSDTGSDQSDDEKKSR